TCATGAATAGGGAGCAAGTTTTTAAAGAAAATCTCCTAAAAACTGCACTTTTGACAAGAACCACGGACTTTAATGAGGCTCTTTGCTTGCAAAGTTTCAACTCTGGAGGAAAGGTACGGACTGTTTAACCTGCTTTTACCGCCCGTTGCTCCAGAACCGCTTCAGGTAGAGCTTCATTCTGCCTAGGTCTACCGGTCTCATCGTCTCGACCATCCAGTCAGGTAAGTCCTTCCTTATGCCCCTCCAGAGCAGGCGGTAGTCGAGGACTATTATCGAGCCTTTCTCCTCTGCCGAGCGGTGAACCCTCCCCGCCGCCTGAACCAGCTTCCTGTGGGCCGGCAGGTAGTAACCGTAGTAGCGCCCCTTCTCCGGGAACTTCCTCTCGAAGTAGCGTATCTGGGCCTGGACCCTCGGAGTCGGCCTCGCGTAGGGTATTCCAACGAGGATAACGCCGTTCATCTCATCCCCGCTGTAGTCCTGCCCCTCGCTGTTCCTCCCACCCATCACCCCAAGAAGAACCGCACCATTGCCCCTCGCGTGGGCCTTAAAGCTCGCCACCATTGCGTCGTTTTCCGCCGAAGGAACGCCCTGCTTCTCGATGAATATCGCCTTTCCGGTTTCCTCCAGCCGGACCTGGAGGTTGGCCGAGAGCAGGCCCTGGAGGACTTCATAAGAAGCGGTGAAAACACCGACGTTCTTCGGGATTATCTTTGCAGCCTCAACTATGTAGTCCACCATCCTCCTGTAAGCCTGCAGGGTGCGCTCATCTCCCCGAGTGGAGACATCCTTTGCAACCAACACCTGGGCGTTTTCGCGCTTCACCATGCGCGGGAACTTTTTCAGGCGAGCATTCTCGATGCCCATGATATCCCTGAAGGCCTCGAGCGGGGTAAGAGTGCCGGACATAAAGATGGCGCTCTGGACGTCCCTTATGAAACCCAGAGCCTTCGCCGGGTCGAGGGCGACCAGTTCCAGACTAAGACCGCGGTCCCTGCTCATTATGAAGAGGTAGTCCTCCCTCCCGATGAGGGACAGCCAGAGGAGCAGGAACTCTCCGACGCGACCGATGTAGGAGCGCGGGGGCTTGCCCTTCTCTATCCGATCTTCCCTTATTGAATCCCCTATTGCCACCATGTCGTTGAGCGTCTTCACGAGCCAGCGCGTGTCGAGGCCGAGGACATCGACGACGTGCTCGAAAACCAGCTCAGGCTGAATCGGCGTCTCCTGGACGTCCCTGCTGCCGAGCTTCTCCTGGAAGAGTATCTCCAATCCTCGTCCAAAGATGCTCAGGAAGTTTGCTATTTCATGCTCGTTGTACTCGTCGGCCTCCTTTATCGCCCTGTTAACCGTGTTGATGCTTATTTTATCGCTCAACGCCGAGATCGCCTGGTCGGGAAGGTTATGGGCCTCGTCGAAGACTACTATGAGGTCGGAGTAGTCCACATCGAGCGAACTGATGAAGTTCTCCCTTATGCTCGGGCTGAGAAGGTAGAGGTAGCTCGCCACTATAACGTCCGCCTTTTCCGCCATGCGCTTCGTTAAATCGTAGGGGCACAGCTCAAGAGTTTCCGCGTAGCTGAGTATCTCGGCCGGATGGCTGGGGCTTTCAAGGAAGAACCTGACCAGCTCGTCAAACTCGGCCTTTTTCTTCTTCTCGTTCTCGTAGAAGGGGCACTTGCCCATCTTCTTGAGGTTCTTGCAGACGACCATGGCAGTATAGGCGTCGCTGGTGAACTGGGTGAGGTAGTTGTGGAGGCACAGCTCCTTCCTGCTCCTCAGCTCAACCCCGGAGACGGGGCTTTTCCCACTTATCGCCTTTAGCTCCTCTATGACCCTGTCCATCTGCCTGTGGGTTCTCGCGAGGTAGAGAACCTTGTAGCCCTCTTCCTTTGCGTAGGGGAGGATACCGGCCAGAACGCTCACTGTCTTTCCAAAGCCTGTGGGTGCCTCGATTATGG
This window of the Thermococcus siculi genome carries:
- a CDS encoding helicase C-terminal domain-containing protein; translation: MSESSEAFEYFPYEAMRPNQREFIELVSEAVRNGENAIIEAPTGFGKTVSVLAGILPYAKEEGYKVLYLARTHRQMDRVIEELKAISGKSPVSGVELRSRKELCLHNYLTQFTSDAYTAMVVCKNLKKMGKCPFYENEKKKKAEFDELVRFFLESPSHPAEILSYAETLELCPYDLTKRMAEKADVIVASYLYLLSPSIRENFISSLDVDYSDLIVVFDEAHNLPDQAISALSDKISINTVNRAIKEADEYNEHEIANFLSIFGRGLEILFQEKLGSRDVQETPIQPELVFEHVVDVLGLDTRWLVKTLNDMVAIGDSIREDRIEKGKPPRSYIGRVGEFLLLWLSLIGREDYLFIMSRDRGLSLELVALDPAKALGFIRDVQSAIFMSGTLTPLEAFRDIMGIENARLKKFPRMVKRENAQVLVAKDVSTRGDERTLQAYRRMVDYIVEAAKIIPKNVGVFTASYEVLQGLLSANLQVRLEETGKAIFIEKQGVPSAENDAMVASFKAHARGNGAVLLGVMGGRNSEGQDYSGDEMNGVILVGIPYARPTPRVQAQIRYFERKFPEKGRYYGYYLPAHRKLVQAAGRVHRSAEEKGSIIVLDYRLLWRGIRKDLPDWMVETMRPVDLGRMKLYLKRFWSNGR